In the Fusobacterium sp. DD2 genome, one interval contains:
- the dpaL gene encoding diaminopropionate ammonia-lyase, with translation MKKLIDWVQNTRSRDKNYKKSKLEGFDEKTMKEVYTFHKSLPNYKPTPLVELNNLANHYGVKKIWVKDESKRFGLNAFKVLGGSYAIGKYLSNKLHKDISELPYNVLVSDAVKKELGDVTFVTATDGNHGRGVAWMANRLNQKSVVYMPKGSAQMRFDAIKNEGADVTITDMNYDDAVRLANKKAEECGWVMVQDTAWDGYEDIPLWIMQGYSTIINEVVDQLKATDEKPTHVFLQAGVGSFAGAIQGYLAQLYGEDRPITIICEPHGANCIYKSMLANDGNPHSVGGDLTTIMAGLACGEPNTISWKILRDNADFSVSCDDSISARGMRVLSSPLKDDKRVISGESGAVGLGLFTILIDKPDECKELLEKLKIDENSKILCISTEGDTDIVGYENVVWNGAYCNK, from the coding sequence ATGAAAAAACTTATTGATTGGGTTCAAAATACTAGAAGTAGAGACAAAAATTATAAAAAATCTAAATTGGAAGGTTTTGACGAGAAAACTATGAAAGAGGTTTATACATTTCATAAAAGTTTACCAAATTATAAACCAACTCCTTTAGTTGAATTAAATAACTTAGCAAATCACTATGGAGTAAAAAAGATATGGGTTAAAGATGAATCAAAGAGATTCGGATTAAATGCATTCAAAGTATTAGGTGGATCTTATGCTATTGGGAAATACTTAAGCAATAAATTACATAAAGATATAAGTGAACTGCCTTATAACGTATTAGTATCAGATGCAGTAAAAAAAGAATTAGGAGATGTTACTTTTGTAACTGCAACAGATGGTAACCATGGAAGAGGAGTTGCATGGATGGCTAACAGATTGAATCAAAAATCTGTAGTGTATATGCCTAAAGGATCTGCACAAATGAGATTTGATGCAATAAAAAATGAAGGTGCAGATGTAACAATAACTGATATGAACTATGACGATGCTGTTAGATTAGCTAATAAGAAAGCAGAAGAGTGTGGATGGGTTATGGTACAAGATACAGCATGGGATGGTTATGAAGATATTCCTTTATGGATAATGCAAGGTTATTCAACAATAATAAATGAAGTAGTGGATCAATTAAAAGCTACTGACGAAAAACCTACACATGTATTCTTACAAGCAGGAGTTGGATCTTTTGCTGGAGCTATTCAAGGGTACTTAGCACAATTATATGGAGAAGATAGACCAATAACAATTATTTGTGAGCCTCATGGAGCAAACTGTATTTATAAATCAATGCTTGCAAATGATGGAAATCCACATAGTGTTGGAGGAGACCTTACAACAATAATGGCTGGTCTTGCTTGCGGAGAACCAAATACTATAAGTTGGAAAATTTTAAGAGATAATGCTGATTTCTCAGTATCATGTGATGATTCAATTTCAGCAAGAGGAATGAGAGTTTTATCTAGTCCATTGAAAGATGATAAAAGAGTTATATCTGGAGAATCTGGAGCAGTTGGACTTGGACTATTTACTATTTTAATAGATAAACCAGATGAATGTAAAGAACTTCTTGAGAAGTTAAAGATTGATGAAAATTCTAAAATATTATGTATCAGTACAGAAGGGGATACTGACATAGTTGGATATGAAAATGTTGTATGGAACGGAGCTTACTGTAATAAATAA
- a CDS encoding sigma 54-interacting transcriptional regulator encodes MDILFKLKKDIMLYAETIANILNVDVEVMDQNLIRIAGTGRLADKVGLNMSKESHVYKHVLKTGKTIIIANPRKEPLCKNCPSIGECKEYLELSTPIIFDSSPIGVIGLICFNDEQKEEFIQKKESYIKFIEQMASFVSSHLYQETEKIRIENNNKVLLNIVDRIPNPIIITNEYNQIELINEMGSALFQSPEVHSDVKVTNLEQFIDKKKFILTCNNVKNEVVGDILDFPTHMGRFRTLYIFEEAVKFRSYLRQFNTDEEHSFIFSSAEMQEVYVKALKVAKTTTSVLITGESGTGKEVIAKIIHCNSERKNKPFIPINCGAIPENLIESELFGYVKGAFTGANPKGKVGYFEQANGGTIFLDEIGDMPLPLQVKLLRVLQEKTISPVGSDTSKTIDVRVIAATNQNLLEMVKENTFRGDLFYRLNVFPINIPPLRVRPVDIKAISEFFVTKYCRKFGTSQKKLSPQVMNSFISYPWPGNIRELKNIIEYLVNVVDVNENVITTVHLPPHFTTTGNSELFKTMAQIEKETIEKMLSKFGYTSAAKQKIAKILDIGIATLYRKIKQYQLEKE; translated from the coding sequence ATGGATATACTTTTTAAATTAAAAAAAGATATAATGTTATACGCAGAAACAATTGCCAATATACTTAACGTTGATGTAGAAGTTATGGATCAGAATCTCATTAGAATTGCAGGTACTGGTAGACTAGCTGATAAAGTTGGATTAAATATGTCAAAGGAATCACACGTATATAAACATGTTTTAAAAACAGGAAAGACTATAATTATTGCTAATCCTAGAAAAGAGCCTCTTTGTAAAAATTGTCCTTCAATAGGAGAATGTAAAGAATACTTAGAGCTTTCCACTCCAATCATATTCGATTCTAGCCCAATAGGAGTTATAGGTTTGATTTGTTTTAACGACGAACAAAAAGAAGAATTTATACAAAAAAAAGAATCCTATATAAAGTTCATAGAACAGATGGCTTCATTTGTAAGCTCACACCTTTACCAGGAAACAGAAAAAATTAGAATTGAGAATAACAACAAAGTCTTATTAAATATTGTTGATCGAATTCCAAATCCAATTATCATTACTAATGAATACAATCAAATAGAATTAATTAATGAAATGGGTAGTGCACTTTTCCAATCTCCAGAAGTTCATTCAGATGTTAAAGTAACAAATCTTGAACAATTCATAGATAAGAAAAAATTCATTCTTACTTGTAACAACGTAAAAAATGAAGTAGTTGGAGACATTCTTGACTTTCCTACACATATGGGAAGATTTAGAACTCTTTATATATTTGAAGAAGCTGTAAAATTCAGATCTTATCTTAGACAATTTAACACTGATGAAGAACACAGTTTTATTTTTTCCTCTGCTGAAATGCAAGAAGTATACGTTAAAGCTTTAAAAGTAGCAAAAACAACAACATCAGTTTTAATTACAGGTGAAAGCGGAACTGGAAAAGAAGTTATTGCCAAAATAATTCATTGTAATAGTGAAAGAAAAAATAAACCATTTATTCCTATTAACTGTGGTGCAATTCCTGAAAATTTAATAGAAAGTGAGCTTTTTGGGTATGTTAAAGGAGCTTTCACCGGAGCAAATCCTAAAGGTAAGGTGGGATATTTTGAGCAAGCTAATGGTGGCACAATTTTCTTAGATGAAATTGGAGATATGCCTTTACCTTTACAAGTTAAACTTCTAAGAGTACTTCAGGAAAAAACAATTTCACCAGTTGGATCTGATACAAGTAAAACAATTGATGTCAGAGTAATTGCAGCTACAAATCAAAATTTATTAGAAATGGTAAAAGAAAATACTTTTAGAGGGGATTTATTTTACAGATTAAATGTTTTCCCTATTAATATTCCTCCATTAAGAGTAAGACCTGTAGATATAAAAGCTATTTCTGAATTTTTTGTAACTAAATATTGCCGTAAATTTGGAACATCTCAAAAAAAATTATCTCCACAAGTAATGAATAGTTTTATTTCATATCCATGGCCAGGAAATATAAGAGAATTAAAAAATATTATTGAATATCTTGTAAATGTTGTAGATGTCAATGAAAATGTAATAACTACTGTACATCTACCACCTCATTTTACAACTACTGGAAATAGTGAACTTTTTAAAACAATGGCCCAAATTGAAAAAGAAACTATTGAAAAAATGTTAAGTAAGTTTGGATACACCTCTGCTGCGAAACAAAAAATAGCTAAAATTTTAGATATAGGTATTGCAACTCTTTATAGAAAGATAAAACAATACCAATTAGAAAAAGAATAG
- a CDS encoding HAD family hydrolase has protein sequence MKFVVSDLDGTLLQPDHLPSEYAKKAITKLIDRGINFVIATGRGKLGVQEILKKLDTDIFLICNNGANIYNKEGKLIYEDLIPSKIAADILQTIKDNNHFYSGFRENYYYRDKDDNRDHSTRTLFTEVILDTPKDCPELNKIIVVDEDTDIILKINKVLREKFASQVEITLSQPTCIDISPKGCSKGAALRHLAEIFNLNLDEFMAFGDGENDLDMLRTAGHPVIMANSQEIIKKEFHNMTLSNIDDGVAKYIEKYFNL, from the coding sequence ATGAAATTTGTAGTATCAGACTTAGATGGAACACTTTTACAGCCAGATCACTTACCAAGTGAATACGCAAAAAAGGCTATAACTAAACTTATTGATAGAGGAATAAATTTTGTAATTGCAACTGGAAGAGGAAAACTGGGAGTTCAAGAGATTTTAAAAAAATTGGATACTGATATTTTCCTTATATGTAATAATGGAGCAAATATTTATAATAAAGAGGGAAAACTTATATATGAAGATTTGATTCCTTCTAAAATTGCTGCTGATATTTTACAGACAATAAAAGATAACAACCATTTTTATAGTGGATTTAGAGAAAATTATTATTATCGTGATAAAGATGATAATAGGGATCATTCAACAAGAACTCTTTTTACAGAGGTTATTCTTGATACTCCTAAAGATTGTCCTGAACTTAATAAAATAATAGTAGTAGATGAGGATACAGATATTATTTTAAAAATAAATAAAGTTCTAAGAGAAAAATTTGCTTCTCAAGTTGAGATTACCCTTTCTCAACCTACATGTATAGATATCTCTCCTAAAGGTTGCAGCAAAGGAGCTGCTCTAAGACATTTAGCAGAGATTTTTAATCTTAACCTTGACGAATTTATGGCTTTTGGAGATGGAGAAAATGATCTTGATATGTTAAGAACAGCTGGTCATCCAGTAATAATGGCCAATTCACAGGAGATTATAAAAAAAGAATTTCATAATATGACACTTTCAAACATAGACGATGGTGTTGCTAAATATATTGAAAAATATTTTAATCTATAA
- a CDS encoding DUF134 domain-containing protein — MPRCKKTRCCRILQNEIIFKPTGIPLADLEIVEIEVDELEAVRLCDYENKSQIEAGEIMEISRGTIQRLLNEGRRKILDALLHKKAIKLKNDYSDEIKTIGDDNMNKNLRVGFGTNDGVNVGDHFGHCANFVIFTIEDGNIVNKEMLAAPEHAPGVFPRFIAENKVDVVIIGTMGSRAFDMIKANGGEVILGINGKISTVLETYLAGNLKSQGTACQHHHHHEGEDHHCKH, encoded by the coding sequence GTGCCTAGATGTAAAAAGACACGTTGTTGTAGGATTTTGCAAAATGAGATAATTTTCAAACCTACTGGTATTCCTTTGGCAGATTTAGAGATAGTTGAAATAGAAGTAGATGAACTGGAAGCTGTAAGACTTTGTGATTACGAAAATAAAAGTCAGATAGAAGCTGGTGAGATTATGGAAATCTCCCGTGGTACTATTCAAAGACTTTTAAATGAAGGCAGACGAAAGATTTTAGATGCTCTACTTCATAAAAAAGCGATAAAATTGAAAAATGATTATTCTGATGAGATAAAAACTATAGGAGATGATAATATGAATAAAAATTTAAGAGTAGGGTTTGGAACTAATGATGGTGTAAATGTAGGAGATCACTTTGGACACTGTGCTAACTTTGTTATTTTTACAATAGAAGATGGAAACATTGTAAATAAAGAGATGTTAGCTGCTCCAGAACATGCACCAGGAGTATTCCCTAGATTTATTGCTGAAAATAAAGTGGATGTAGTTATTATTGGAACAATGGGAAGCAGAGCTTTTGATATGATAAAAGCAAATGGTGGAGAAGTAATACTTGGAATCAATGGTAAAATCAGCACTGTATTAGAAACATACCTTGCTGGAAACTTAAAATCTCAAGGTACAGCATGTCAACATCACCATCATCATGAAGGTGAAGATCACCACTGCAAACACTAA
- a CDS encoding EFR1 family ferrodoxin (N-terminal region resembles flavodoxins. C-terminal ferrodoxin region binds two 4Fe-4S clusters.): MEIKRVWGVYFSATGTTKKVVEELAKSLGKKFNIEEKIYDFTVPEKRKDILKFEKGDLVVFGMPTIAGRVPNLMLEYLKSIEGNGALAVPVSLYGNRNYDDALIELRDILADDGFMPVAAGAFVGEHSFSKILGAGRPDAKDIEVVHEFADKIYDKIIANNISLVEVKGTPKPYRWYYQPRDRKGEKIDIRKVKPLTNDKCVKCGLCARICPMGSISLEDPSQVTGICIKCCACVKRCPQEAKYYDDKGYLYHKSELEAEYSEKRNEPELFL; this comes from the coding sequence GTTGTAGAAGAGTTGGCAAAATCTCTTGGGAAAAAATTTAATATTGAAGAAAAGATTTATGATTTTACAGTGCCTGAAAAAAGAAAAGATATACTAAAATTTGAAAAGGGAGATTTAGTTGTTTTTGGTATGCCAACTATTGCTGGAAGAGTTCCAAATCTTATGCTTGAATATCTAAAATCAATTGAAGGAAATGGAGCATTGGCAGTTCCTGTTTCACTTTATGGTAATAGAAATTATGATGACGCATTGATAGAACTTAGAGATATTTTAGCTGATGATGGATTTATGCCAGTGGCAGCAGGAGCTTTTGTAGGAGAGCACTCTTTTTCAAAAATATTAGGAGCAGGAAGACCTGATGCTAAAGATATAGAAGTTGTTCATGAATTTGCAGACAAAATTTATGATAAAATTATTGCAAATAATATCTCTTTAGTTGAGGTTAAAGGGACTCCAAAGCCATATAGATGGTATTATCAGCCAAGGGACAGAAAAGGAGAAAAGATAGATATAAGAAAGGTAAAACCTCTGACAAATGATAAATGTGTAAAATGTGGATTATGTGCAAGAATTTGTCCTATGGGATCAATTTCTCTTGAAGATCCAAGTCAGGTAACAGGAATATGTATTAAATGCTGTGCATGTGTTAAAAGATGTCCACAGGAAGCTAAGTATTATGATGATAAAGGATATCTGTATCATAAATCAGAATTAGAAGCTGAATACTCTGAAAAGAGAAATGAACCTGAGTTATTTCTATAG
- a CDS encoding YgeY family selenium metabolism-linked hydrolase gives MFSQERKNQLVEVLQNMIRRRSYSGEEKEIAEYIKKICLEVGYDEVHIDKYGSVIGKIKGNYPGPKVLMDGHMDTVPVDEEKWEKKPFEGEVIDGKLYGRGTSDMKGALCAMLLAGAYLAQDLKKEFAGEIYIAGVVHEECFEGVAAREISKYVKPDFVIIGEASQLNLKIGQRGRGEIVVETFGKPSHSANPEKGINAVYKIMGIIEKIKQLPMTHHDVLGYGILELTDIKSSPYPGASVVPDYCKATYDRRLLVNETKESVLKPIQDLLDEMMKNDKELKAKVSYAKGKEKCWTGDTIEGERFFPGWLYDKNEEYIQKAVKALKGIGQNPEITNYNFCTNGSHYAGEAGIKTIGYGPSKENLAHTIDEYIELDQLYKVSEGYYAILKEYLAK, from the coding sequence ATGTTTTCACAAGAAAGAAAAAATCAATTAGTTGAAGTTTTACAAAATATGATTAGAAGAAGAAGCTACTCAGGAGAAGAAAAAGAAATAGCTGAGTATATCAAAAAAATCTGTTTAGAAGTTGGATATGATGAAGTTCATATTGATAAATATGGAAGCGTAATTGGAAAAATTAAAGGAAATTATCCAGGACCAAAAGTGTTAATGGATGGACATATGGATACAGTTCCTGTTGATGAAGAAAAATGGGAGAAGAAACCTTTTGAAGGAGAAGTAATAGACGGAAAACTTTATGGAAGAGGAACTAGTGACATGAAAGGTGCTTTATGCGCTATGTTGCTTGCAGGAGCATATTTAGCACAAGACCTTAAAAAAGAATTTGCTGGGGAAATATACATTGCAGGAGTAGTACATGAAGAGTGTTTTGAAGGAGTTGCTGCAAGAGAAATAAGCAAATATGTAAAACCTGATTTTGTAATTATAGGAGAAGCTTCTCAATTAAATCTAAAGATTGGTCAAAGAGGAAGAGGAGAAATAGTTGTAGAAACTTTTGGAAAACCATCTCACTCTGCTAACCCTGAAAAAGGAATAAATGCTGTGTACAAAATAATGGGAATTATTGAAAAAATAAAACAACTTCCAATGACTCATCATGATGTTTTAGGATACGGAATTCTAGAACTTACTGATATAAAATCATCTCCATATCCAGGAGCATCAGTTGTACCAGATTATTGTAAAGCTACTTATGATAGAAGACTTCTTGTAAATGAAACAAAAGAAAGTGTTTTAAAACCTATCCAAGATTTATTAGATGAAATGATGAAAAATGATAAAGAATTAAAAGCTAAAGTTTCATATGCAAAAGGAAAAGAAAAATGTTGGACTGGAGATACTATAGAAGGAGAAAGATTCTTCCCAGGATGGCTATATGATAAAAATGAAGAGTATATCCAAAAAGCTGTAAAAGCTTTAAAAGGAATTGGACAAAATCCAGAAATTACAAACTATAACTTCTGTACTAATGGATCTCATTATGCAGGTGAAGCTGGAATAAAAACAATAGGATATGGACCATCAAAAGAAAACTTAGCTCATACTATTGATGAATACATAGAATTAGATCAATTATATAAAGTATCTGAAGGTTACTACGCAATTTTAAAGGAATATTTAGCGAAATAG
- a CDS encoding sodium:solute symporter family protein, giving the protein MRNEQITALVIILLYMLATVGIGLFASRKKAKEKESNDDFLMASKSLGPVVLAGTLFAANTGGASTTGIATNVYQYGLSASWYVIAGGIGFVLVSFIAPYFRRAQANTVPEIISKRYGKASHIFTALTSITALFMATGAQIIATASIINVVTGLNFKTAAIVSTVVVIIYTMIGGFKSVTAANLMHVLFITVGMTVAMFIMVNSDKVGGFDALFEKARAMTNESGVNMDFLSMTKIGATTILGYVAMYFMTFPTGQEIVQTYCSAKDGKAAKLGSILAGVVSALYAIVPAIIGLLAYVCIDGYILGGSQKNALAQATLTFAHPLIAGVVLAAIVAATMSSAAGNMIATATMFTNDIFVPYMNNGVKDDKKEIFISKVAMFLVGGIGLFIALEASNVISVMMGAFALRSAGPFAAFICGLFYKNVTKRAGFVSILVGTIVAAIWIYGFNTPWGLNAMVPGGIVAFIVIFAMSAIERKMGVEPAPEIKFDEM; this is encoded by the coding sequence ATGCGTAATGAACAGATTACAGCATTGGTAATAATATTACTATATATGTTGGCAACTGTAGGAATTGGACTTTTTGCTTCAAGAAAAAAAGCGAAGGAAAAAGAAAGTAATGATGACTTTTTAATGGCTAGTAAATCTTTAGGACCAGTAGTATTAGCAGGAACATTATTTGCTGCAAATACTGGAGGAGCAAGTACAACTGGAATTGCTACAAATGTATATCAATATGGATTGTCAGCATCTTGGTATGTTATAGCAGGAGGAATAGGATTTGTTTTAGTATCATTTATAGCGCCATATTTTAGAAGAGCTCAAGCTAATACAGTTCCTGAAATTATAAGTAAGAGATATGGAAAAGCATCACATATTTTTACAGCTTTAACTTCGATAACTGCATTATTTATGGCAACTGGGGCACAAATTATAGCAACAGCTTCAATAATAAACGTTGTAACTGGATTGAACTTTAAAACAGCAGCAATAGTAAGTACAGTGGTTGTAATTATTTATACAATGATTGGTGGATTTAAGTCTGTTACAGCAGCAAACCTTATGCACGTATTGTTCATAACTGTTGGAATGACTGTGGCAATGTTTATTATGGTAAATAGTGATAAGGTTGGTGGATTTGACGCATTATTTGAAAAAGCAAGAGCGATGACAAATGAATCAGGTGTCAACATGGATTTCTTAAGTATGACTAAAATTGGAGCTACAACTATTTTAGGATATGTTGCAATGTACTTTATGACTTTCCCAACTGGACAAGAAATAGTTCAAACTTATTGTTCAGCCAAGGATGGTAAGGCTGCAAAACTTGGTTCTATATTAGCAGGAGTAGTTTCAGCTCTATATGCAATAGTGCCAGCAATAATTGGTCTATTAGCATATGTATGTATAGATGGTTATATTTTAGGTGGATCACAAAAAAATGCTTTAGCACAAGCAACTTTAACTTTTGCACATCCATTGATTGCAGGTGTTGTACTAGCAGCAATAGTTGCGGCAACAATGAGTAGTGCTGCTGGAAATATGATAGCAACAGCAACTATGTTTACAAATGATATTTTTGTTCCTTACATGAATAATGGAGTGAAAGATGATAAAAAAGAAATCTTCATTTCAAAGGTAGCAATGTTCTTAGTTGGTGGAATAGGATTATTTATCGCATTAGAAGCAAGCAATGTTATCAGTGTAATGATGGGAGCTTTTGCACTAAGAAGTGCAGGACCATTTGCAGCATTTATTTGTGGATTATTCTATAAAAATGTAACAAAAAGAGCAGGATTTGTATCTATCCTTGTAGGAACAATAGTTGCAGCAATATGGATTTATGGATTTAATACACCTTGGGGATTAAATGCAATGGTGCCTGGTGGAATTGTAGCGTTCATAGTTATTTTCGCAATGTCAGCCATTGAAAGAAAAATGGGAGTAGAACCAGCACCAGAAATTAAATTTGATGAGATGTAG